The segment tcattctgcactggcctgtgaccagttcagaagcccgaagtaacgagggagtggaacttcttcctatattagaaattctttgacgGTGCACTTCATGAGTTTATTCAGTAAGCAGAGAAATGTAAAAGACCGGTCCACAGCCTGCACTTCTTTTCCTAGAACTCGTATTTCTTTCAGAGGACTTTGTTCAATAAATCCATATTCTTCAATCTTATATTGATAGTCTTTTTTtctatatcttttttattttaggtcCTTTTATTGTCGTTAGCTGTGATGCTAAAGCAGTTTTAgctttcccatgatgcttttgaaagttttttaaCAATCAGAGGAGTTGCTTTCAGGGCCTGTGAAATAAAGTGggaaaaatacaaatttgacCGACCCACAATgctgcaatatatatataatattgatTTTGGCTTTTTGAATTGATagacattttgaattgagaCATTTGAATATAGTGCCCGATGCCCATATGCCTACATGTATGTAGTTGGATAAGTTAGTAAATTACATCTTAGAAATCCCCTTGattatgtctgatatttttggcAGGGGGAAAGCAAATGTTGGTTTCTCTTTGCATAatgaaaattatttattttttgttagtttttttggcTTGGCTGATGTACTAATGTGTATtgattttaacattttgaattgagTGCTGTGCTttttgaattttacattttgaattggGACATTTGAATATAGTGCTCAGTATTTAGTTGGACAAATTGGTAAATTACATTTGAGAAATCCCCTTgattatgtctacaaaattattttagatatagtatcaGTTCAAGTTTAAATCACCACTACTTCTGGtaattgacttagtatctcagaatataaactaagaatctcaaagtaataagaaaatgtaaaatattgacttagaatctcaatatattggcttagtatctcaatatattgacttaatatctcaaaatattggttcagtatctcaatatattgagcTTAGcttgtttatcaacgccgtttggcctccattgacttacattaccttgcgattgcgtgtgaattcacgccgtagcgagtagtatgaaagagtGAAAATCCGTgcagggaggttggtcaggGGGGAGGAtggggtcaaacaacacaggaccctcacccaggaggaggaggagaggagtttGTTACCACTTCACACTGACAGGGTTCAGTTTCACTGAAAAACACTTTAGACACAACATCTCTATTTAATCACTTTTCTTTACCTGTTAACCTGTCACATTGGAGATATTGTTCTacagttgtttttgtttgatgCTCATCTGGTTTGTATGAAAAGttgaaagttaaaaaaacaaaccgttTGGCGACAGCTTTCAAAAATTATAGTTTGGTTACCGTCCATCATCGTCCTGTGTGAAGTTCTGCAAGATTGTGTAGAAAACAGGAATTTCTTGTATAGTTaccaccaaaaaaaacaacttagaGAGGATTTCTTAGTTCACATAATGTTTATTTAATAGTATCGCGGAGGCTACAAATGGGATCATATTCAGGTTATACATCAAATTAACAGCCTTCATTATAACACATTTATGATTCATACAGTGAAACACATTTCATACAGAGAGTATAAGTTCTTATATAAacttaaaatacagttcaaaTGAAGAACAATTCAACACAACAGAATATAACACCGTGGTAAAGTTAAGAAAGACAACATTTAATCAAAATCTATTTGAATTAATCATGTAATGACATCTGAATGTGTCCACAGTGGATGTTATTTAAATGATTCAGCATGTCTCATATATATAGTTTACTGCTGCTTACAGTTTTCCAGAATAAATGTAAGGGTTTGTATTATTTAACAGCCTTTGTCTTCCATAAAGTGAAAAAAGAGTCTTTAAAGGATACAGCTCAAAATATAGGCTACGATCTTTTTCTTTGCGATAACCGTGacaaaccaaaaacaaccaTTTGATCGTACGTGTTCTGAATAAGATGTTGCTGCTTCTGGACCAGCCGACCAGCAGAAGGAAACAGGTTTTCCTGATGTGTAATCAATTTCTGGATTAAGAACCAGTGCTTTTAAAAACACTATAATGGCTCTTGCAGGTTTGCCAGAAACTCCTCTATTTCTCTACACATGTGGCTCCTGCCTCTGTCTCTAATCTTCTTCAGAGTGTTGATGCTCGTCAATCGATAGAAGGATTGCTGCGGTATCGCTGCCGCCTTCATGTGATATTGTATTGACCTTTGGTAATCCCTACAATGGAGGTATAAATGTTTTGCATAGTTGTGGTAGAGCATCTGTTTGTCTGCAGGTTCCAGATCCATTTCTAGCAGTTCCTGATATATCTGCTCAGCTTCAACCTGGCTGTAATTTGACTTTGCATATATAGTTGCAAGGTCTATTTTCTTCATAAGGAAAGAATGAGGGTAGAGAGCAATCACCTCTTCATGGAGACTGATTGCTCTGTCTATCATACTTGGTTTTGGGTGACTGTCCCTGACGTTAATGATTTTCGAATCATTGTAGCAGAGAGCAGCACATCTCTTCAGATAACGCTCATCTGGATGGGTTTCCAGAGCCTCCTCTGCCAAATCAATGGCCTCATCAATAGATAGATAGTATTTGTAAACcttcagtaatggtttaataccactGTAGCTGCTCACAGGATTCTTCAAAACCTTTCTGGCTAActcatgtgcttcttcttcgattctctctcctttctgagCACATTGATGAAGGTAGTGAACAGCGAGGTACAAGTTCTCTGGATCCTGTTCCTTGGCGATTCTCATTTTCTCCAGAAGGTCAGCCttcacctttttgtttttcctgaGAGACCCCACTAACCCTAAAACGTAGCTGGTGTTCCACTCCACCATGTCCGGCTGCATCCTGATGGCTCTCTGGAAGTAATCTGCAGCCCGTTTCTTTTGTTCTCCGCTGAACTTCATCAGGGTCCAGGCTTTCTCAGCGTAGATCTCTGGATGGAGCTCATCCTGGGATGGAGATGGGTATTTATTCATCAGGGTGTTGACCTTTGACAGGTAAGCCTGACTCCCTGCTTGGTCTCCCAGGTGGTGGTGCAGCCACGCCAGGTTCCCGTAGTTCACCACCAACCAGGGACCCTCATCTGCGTTTCTTATCTTGCTGAAGGCCTCTGCAGCCTTGTTGAAGAAACTCTGGGCGTCTTCGGTGAACCCCAGCTTGTACTGAACGAACCCCCGCAGGTTGTAAATGTGACCCAGCCAGCTGTTCCCCTCCTCGGTGCCGATGTCTTCGAACTTTTCCTTTCGACGTAACAGCATGGCCTTGCTGGGGTCCAGATCCCAGGTGAAGTGGCACTGCAGGGCCTCCAGTTTGGACTCCAGTGTTGTTTGACTCTGAGCAGCACTGATGGAGAATACAAATAACATCAACAGTAAATCAATGTAATAAGCCTTAAAGTGTTTGGACAATCCCTGTTCATTTCATGTGGaggaaggagggggggaggaaggAAGATAGAAATGTCTCCTTCCCTACTTCTGGCCCCCTTTCTCAGACCACACCCTGAACTGTGCCTTCATTTACATCATATATACTCTATATGTTTAGATACCGCATTGGATGCTGTTGTTCATTGGAGCGATACATCAATCATGGGATTGACAAGCCGTGCCTTCTAATTCATGTATATGTCTATCGAGGCAGGAGTTCTATCCATGATTAAAATCACAATTTCTGGCTGAATTTTCAACCAATTTTCATGCGGTTTGCTTTGCTACTAACGCCTATTGCCTCCATGTAGGCCTATTGATGATACAGGATActtgtgtgtaaaagtgtgagTTTTCAAATCGAAATACCTTATCTTGTGTAGAGACAACTTTAACCGTCACTATGATTTAAATTGGTGACTTATATAAACATTCACACTCATAAAGTTATGAAAGATGGCATTAGCTATAGACACCAAAACCGTTTTTGTAccaggctgtaaacatgtttacttcAGCTGTGATTTTTTAACTTGGGGTTCTGTGAGGATTGACTCCAGGGACTAAAGTTCAGCCCAGAGCTGATAGCATCATTTACAGCATCTTACTAAttactttaaattaaaaaaaatgggcTACTTTATATGAcacaagctagcattagcttaatTCAGTATCAGGACAGTAACTTAACTTTATGTTAGCTTAAAAGAAGGATTAACATTAGGTTAAGCTAGGCCTACCTCTTTGTTCGTAACAGTAAAATATTGTAAAACCCCTTTTTCATCTGTGAAATGTTATTCCATGTTGCAAAGTGTTGGCCTTCCTTTCGGATGAAAATACTAAAGCAGCACTAACGTCgcacaaaaaaactttttctgtaATAGCCCTAGGTTGGCGTGTCAGAGGCTTAAGTCGTAATGATCACAACGGGTCGGATGTCCgtcccaagatggcggcggcaGAGACTCAGACGCATCTCACAAGCAGAAGACGTCTCTAATAGGCCTATATGCATTCAGATCTCAACTAAACACAGGAAGTTTgtgagtgacagacagacagacagacagacagcataaGCCACTGTTATATCCATggcagttattttttattttatttttttaaagtaaatacATATGACCCTGGCTTAGCGGGAAAATggaagaaatgaaaagaacaagaaaCAGACTCAAAACATTGTCATTTCTATAATATGTGGAGCTCTGGGATCCAGTAATATCTTATAATAACCTAAATTATAACGATTCTGATTATATAGCCACTCACCTCATCATTCAGCTGTTTCCTCCTCGACCAAAATATGAGTTAGATTTGCACCTGATGTTGCTTCGAAGAGAAAAGTCTGAGGTGTGGCATTTGCATATAAAGTCTTCAGTGCTGTCTTAACGCGGCTTGATGCTCGTTTCCCAGCAACAGAAGTCACATCCGGGGAAAAAATACTACAACTTGTTGAAGCACGCAGCTTTAAATAGTCACGCTGAAGTCGGAGCGGATGTCTGAGGCGTTGCGTTTGCAATGTTAACTTTCTTTTTTACTATCTCACCTTGACTGTCATTTCCCAGGAATGGAAACTAAGACACACACTTGGAAAAAAGCATGACACACTTTATCATAATATATTTTCTCTTAAGTTGATTTTAAATTTTCCTTCTTCTTGGAGCTATATTGTAATGCCAGAGTGAAATATTCAAACCCAAGAAGCCAGCAGGGTTTCCTGTAGGCTACTGTTTTAGTTTGCTTACTATtagtcaatcaatcaaactttatttctattgCACATTTCATACAAATCAATGTAACAGTTCTTTGTACAAAAGCGACACAAAAACTCTACAGTGCAATTCTACAGAGAACCAGTACGTGCAGAGATCTTCTTGGACACTTTGAGCAGCATGAATACACAATGGATGTACTATCgttaccaccttccactgcaaggcacttgcttttatctgtaagtcatgtttccatcaacgtatttttatgcacattttgaagAATCGCTGCCCACCCCTGCCCATCCGATTAGCATTACCACGCTCGATGAGATGGAATTTGAAAATTTCCATCAGTAGTAGTACAAATACTACTACTAGTGTCTGGTTGGACAGTTCCTCTCCTTCCAACAACACATAAACCACTTTCAATCTAAAGTTAAGTCTAGGATTGGTTTTCTATTCCACAACAGGGCCTCCTTCACTCGT is part of the Perca flavescens isolate YP-PL-M2 chromosome 9, PFLA_1.0, whole genome shotgun sequence genome and harbors:
- the LOC114561386 gene encoding interferon-induced protein with tetratricopeptide repeats 1B-like; this encodes MMSAAQSQTTLESKLEALQCHFTWDLDPSKAMLLRRKEKFEDIGTEEGNSWLGHIYNLRGFVQYKLGFTEDAQSFFNKAAEAFSKIRNADEGPWLVVNYGNLAWLHHHLGDQAGSQAYLSKVNTLMNKYPSPSQDELHPEIYAEKAWTLMKFSGEQKKRAADYFQRAIRMQPDMVEWNTSYVLGLVGSLRKNKKVKADLLEKMRIAKEQDPENLYLAVHYLHQCAQKGERIEEEAHELARKVLKNPVSSYSGIKPLLKVYKYYLSIDEAIDLAEEALETHPDERYLKRCAALCYNDSKIINVRDSHPKPSMIDRAISLHEEVIALYPHSFLMKKIDLATIYAKSNYSQVEAEQIYQELLEMDLEPADKQMLYHNYAKHLYLHCRDYQRSIQYHMKAAAIPQQSFYRLTSINTLKKIRDRGRSHMCREIEEFLANLQEPL